In Janthinobacterium sp. J1-1, a single genomic region encodes these proteins:
- a CDS encoding AraC family transcriptional regulator — protein MDTLSVLLLRLGFSADIFFRGAFCGSNHFPVQPTRGHLHLLRQGTLTLTHDDGTPLQLEGPAVAWYPRPHAHGLSTGGDTAELLCASVHLASDDAMVRALPDCLHLDLAQLPALSATLALLFEEAQLAGPGHELVLKRLCEILLVQLLRHALQHKLISATTLPGVSDAALGKAMHAMRAHPGGKWSVAELAAVCGMSRSRFARQFHEMVGCPPAQYLNRLRIERAQEQLRQGRLVQDIAVEVGYSSQPAFTRAFRAATQLSPRDWLARDGRDGPR, from the coding sequence ATGGACACTCTTTCCGTCTTGCTGTTGCGCCTGGGCTTTTCCGCCGATATTTTTTTTCGCGGCGCTTTTTGTGGCAGCAACCATTTCCCCGTGCAACCGACGCGCGGCCATTTGCACCTGCTGCGCCAGGGTACGCTGACCTTGACGCACGACGATGGCACGCCCTTGCAACTGGAAGGCCCGGCCGTGGCATGGTATCCGCGCCCGCACGCGCATGGCCTGTCGACCGGCGGCGATACCGCCGAATTGCTGTGCGCCAGCGTGCACCTGGCCAGCGACGACGCCATGGTGCGGGCCTTGCCGGACTGCCTGCACCTGGACCTGGCGCAGCTGCCGGCCTTGTCCGCCACCCTGGCCTTGCTGTTCGAGGAAGCCCAGCTGGCCGGCCCCGGCCATGAACTGGTGTTGAAACGCCTGTGCGAAATACTGCTGGTGCAATTGCTGCGCCATGCCTTGCAGCACAAGCTGATCTCGGCGACCACCCTGCCCGGCGTGTCTGATGCCGCCCTGGGCAAGGCCATGCACGCCATGCGCGCGCATCCCGGTGGCAAATGGTCGGTGGCCGAGCTGGCGGCCGTGTGCGGCATGTCGCGCAGCCGCTTCGCGCGCCAGTTTCATGAGATGGTCGGCTGTCCGCCGGCCCAGTACCTGAACCGCCTGCGCATCGAGCGCGCCCAGGAACAGCTGCGGCAAGGCAGGCTGGTACAGGATATCGCGGTGGAAGTCGGCTACAGCAGCCAGCCCGCTTTTACCCGCGCCTTCCGCGCCGCCACGCAGCTGTCGCCGCGTGACTGGCTGGCGCGGGACGGCCGCGACGGGCCGCGTTAG
- a CDS encoding undecaprenyl-diphosphate phosphatase, which produces MTLLQLFILSVVQGFAELLPVSSSAHVIMAEKLMGLDPTSPELTMLLVMLHTGTMFAVIVYFWASWRKTYFSSGAALRGNLLLLAAATLMTGIVGYGLLKLITHVVMAGTPGFEIEHLFGNARLMAAALAAAGVLIMLSSRLQARHDGALTLPRAMLVGAVQGLCLPFRGFSRSGATISTAIAVGVPQRRAEEFSFALAVVLTPAVLVKEGWRFYHAVNTGAAGHGAPLAQLLAPSLLGMCLSFVAGLLALRWLSRWLEQGRWHLFGVYCLAASAVVLWVG; this is translated from the coding sequence ATGACCTTATTGCAGCTGTTTATCCTCTCCGTCGTCCAGGGCTTTGCCGAACTGCTGCCCGTATCGAGCTCCGCCCACGTCATCATGGCGGAAAAGCTGATGGGGCTCGATCCCACCTCGCCCGAACTGACCATGCTGCTGGTGATGCTGCACACCGGCACCATGTTCGCCGTCATCGTGTATTTCTGGGCTTCGTGGCGCAAGACGTATTTCAGCTCGGGCGCGGCCCTGCGCGGCAATCTGCTGTTGCTGGCGGCGGCGACCTTGATGACGGGCATCGTCGGCTACGGCCTGCTGAAGCTGATCACCCATGTGGTGATGGCCGGCACGCCCGGCTTCGAGATCGAACACCTGTTCGGCAACGCCAGGCTGATGGCCGCCGCGCTGGCCGCCGCCGGCGTGCTGATCATGCTGTCGTCGCGGCTGCAAGCGCGCCACGATGGCGCGTTGACCTTGCCGCGCGCCATGCTGGTCGGCGCGGTACAAGGCCTGTGCCTGCCATTTCGCGGCTTTTCGCGCTCCGGCGCCACCATTTCCACGGCGATCGCCGTCGGCGTGCCGCAGCGGCGCGCCGAGGAATTCAGCTTCGCACTGGCGGTGGTGCTGACGCCGGCCGTGCTGGTCAAGGAAGGCTGGCGCTTTTACCACGCGGTCAACACCGGCGCGGCGGGCCATGGCGCGCCCTTGGCGCAGCTGCTGGCGCCGAGCTTGCTGGGCATGTGTTTGTCCTTCGTGGCCGGTCTGCTCGCGCTGCGCTGGCTGTCGCGCTGGCTGGAACAGGGCCGCTGGCACTTGTTTGGCGTATATTGCCTGGCCGCCTCGGCAGTAGTGCTGTGGGTAGGGTAA
- a CDS encoding DUF2158 domain-containing protein — translation MNQFNEGDIVRVKCGGPDMTVVCVDNNYFSQDDKPLAVFCIYEKDHFLFEQAYPEYALDIVRYERRRYTRED, via the coding sequence ATGAATCAGTTCAATGAAGGCGATATCGTCCGGGTCAAATGCGGTGGTCCCGACATGACGGTGGTATGTGTCGATAACAATTATTTCTCGCAAGACGACAAACCGCTGGCCGTCTTCTGCATCTACGAAAAAGACCATTTCCTGTTCGAACAGGCGTATCCCGAATATGCGCTCGACATCGTGCGCTACGAGAGGCGGCGCTATACGCGCGAAGACTAG
- the mntP gene encoding manganese efflux pump MntP, with translation MNFAATAALSLAMSTDAFAAAVGKGAALHKPQWREALRTGLIFGVIESITPLIGWALGRVAAPYVAAWDHWLAFSLLGIIGVLMIRNALSNAEEEEEPARSHSFWVLAVTGFATSIDAMVVGAGLALLGANILVTAAAIGFSTFVMVTIGVMLGRVLGTVAGRRAELVGGLILIVIGCLILYEHLGHPAA, from the coding sequence ATGAATTTTGCCGCCACCGCCGCCCTCTCGCTCGCCATGTCCACCGACGCCTTTGCCGCCGCCGTCGGCAAGGGCGCCGCGCTGCACAAGCCGCAATGGCGCGAGGCGCTGCGCACCGGCCTGATCTTCGGCGTGATCGAGTCGATCACGCCGCTGATCGGCTGGGCCCTGGGCCGCGTGGCCGCGCCCTACGTGGCCGCCTGGGATCACTGGCTGGCGTTCAGCCTGCTGGGCATCATCGGCGTGCTGATGATACGCAATGCCTTGTCCAATGCCGAAGAAGAAGAGGAACCGGCACGCAGCCATTCCTTCTGGGTGCTGGCTGTCACCGGCTTTGCCACCAGCATCGACGCCATGGTGGTGGGCGCTGGCCTGGCTTTGCTGGGCGCTAATATTTTGGTCACGGCCGCCGCCATCGGCTTTTCCACGTTCGTGATGGTCACCATCGGCGTGATGCTGGGCCGCGTGCTGGGCACGGTGGCCGGCCGGCGCGCCGAACTGGTGGGTGGTTTGATCCTGATCGTGATCGGCTGCCTGATCCTGTACGAACACCTGGGCCACCCGGCTGCCTGA
- a CDS encoding alpha/beta hydrolase-fold protein — MPRFHPSHLLFSALLCITAPAATATAIEPALSAATPLVIGESFAIASAVLGETRHINVYTARAWDTPPDAPLPVLYMPDGGIAEDFLHIAGLLQVSVANGTMRPFRLVGIANTQRRRDLTGPTGDAKDRAIAPVVGGAAAYRSFIRDELMPQVRQRYRGTGETAIVGESLAGLFVVETLLLEPQLFDHYLAFDPSLWWNRGFLPSQAAGLLGRQGGSKRSLYIASSSEAGIASEVQRLATVLEQSAPKGLDWHVERMPQESHGTIYHPAALKAFRAVFAPKMDKL, encoded by the coding sequence ATGCCACGATTCCATCCTTCCCACCTGCTATTCAGCGCGCTGCTGTGCATTACGGCGCCGGCCGCCACCGCCACCGCCATTGAACCGGCACTGTCCGCCGCCACGCCGCTGGTCATCGGCGAGAGCTTTGCCATCGCCTCGGCCGTGCTGGGCGAAACGCGTCATATCAATGTATACACGGCGCGCGCCTGGGATACCCCGCCGGACGCGCCGTTGCCGGTGCTGTACATGCCCGACGGCGGCATCGCGGAGGACTTCCTGCACATCGCCGGCCTGCTGCAGGTGTCGGTGGCGAACGGCACCATGCGTCCGTTCCGGCTGGTCGGCATAGCAAACACCCAGCGCCGGCGCGACCTGACCGGACCCACCGGGGATGCCAAGGACCGCGCCATCGCGCCGGTGGTCGGTGGCGCGGCGGCCTACCGCAGCTTTATCCGCGACGAGCTGATGCCGCAAGTGCGCCAGCGCTACCGTGGCACCGGTGAAACGGCCATCGTCGGCGAATCGCTGGCGGGCCTGTTTGTGGTGGAAACCTTGCTGCTCGAACCCCAGCTGTTCGACCATTACCTGGCGTTCGACCCCAGCCTGTGGTGGAACCGCGGCTTTTTGCCCAGCCAGGCAGCCGGGCTGCTGGGCAGGCAAGGCGGCAGCAAACGCAGTCTGTATATCGCCAGCAGCAGCGAAGCGGGCATTGCCAGCGAAGTGCAACGCCTGGCCACGGTGCTGGAGCAGTCCGCGCCCAAGGGGCTGGACTGGCATGTGGAACGCATGCCGCAGGAAAGCCACGGCACGATTTACCACCCCGCCGCGCTGAAGGCCTTTCGCGCCGTGTTTGCGCCGAAGATGGACAAACTGTAA